The Bacillota bacterium nucleotide sequence GCTGTTTGGCTCACGGGCCCGAGGCGACTTCCGTCCTGATAGCGACCTCGATATACTGGTGGTTGCAGAGTCCAGTCTGCCGAGGTGGAGGCGGGCTGCCCCGATTCGGCGGGCTCTCGCCGGTCTATTCCCCGCGAAAGACATCGTCGTATACACACCCGCCGAGGTCGAGGAGTGGCAAAACGTGCCAAATGCCTTTATTACAACGATCCTGAGGGAGGGACGGGTCCTCTATCATGAAGGACAGAAAGGATCTCGCCCGTGGATGGATCCGCA carries:
- a CDS encoding nucleotidyltransferase domain-containing protein; this encodes MDPTGFPRVTPELLSEATRRIRSVTNAKLIVLFGSRARGDFRPDSDLDILVVAESSLPRWRRAAPIRRALAGLFPAKDIVVYTPAEVEEWQNVPNAFITTILREGRVLYHEGQKGSRPWMDPQG